In Helianthus annuus cultivar XRQ/B chromosome 9, HanXRQr2.0-SUNRISE, whole genome shotgun sequence, the following are encoded in one genomic region:
- the LOC110879229 gene encoding 3-dehydroquinate synthase homolog isoform X2, with translation MGAAALSLSPSSPLPPSKPKINTRRSINSRCPIVTMSTNNKQKKKKEVWIWTNNKQVMTAAVERGWNTFIFSSIHRQIATDWSSIALIAPLFVEEAKIVDEAGNLVATFSEISSPQQLEQLQPVYERADNVIVDLLDWQVIPAENIVAAFHGHHKTVFAISKSLSEAQIFLEALEKGLGGVVLKTENVEDVLELKGYFDRRNQEGSQLELTKATITSVEMTGMGDRVCVDLCSLMKPGEGVLVGSFARGLFLVHSECLESNYIASRPFRVNAGPVHAYVAIPGGKTCYLSELKTGKEILVVDQNGIQRTAIVGRVKIETRPLVIVTAKVDSDEETCYSILLQNAETVGFVPPNKGNEATAIPVTSLKVGDQVLLKLQGGARHTDNFVAKH, from the exons ATGGGTGCTGCTGCTCTATCCCTTTCTCCTTCCTCTCCTCTTCCACCATCAAAG CCAAAAATTAACACTCGCAGATCAATCAATTCGCGGTGTCCGATTGTAACAATGTCGACAAATAATaagcagaagaagaagaaagaggtGTGGATTTGGACGAACAACAAGCAGGTTATGACAGCAGCTGTTGAAAGAGGCTGGAACACTTTCATCTTCTCTTCTATTCATCGCCAGATCGCCACTGATTGGTCCT CCATTGCATTGATAGCTCCACTGTTTGTTGAAGAGGCTAAAATTGTTGATGAGGCAGGTAATTTGGTTGCCACGTTTTCCGAAATATCGTCCCCCCAACAGTTGGAGCAGCTTCAACCGGTGTATGAGCGTGCAGATAATGTTATCGTTGATCTCTTGGATTGGCAG GTGATTCCTGCAGAGAACATTGTTGCAGCGTTTCATGGCCATCACAAAACAGTCTTTGCAATATCAAAAAGTCTTTCTGAAGCTCAAATTTTCTTGGAG GCATTGGAGAAAGGTTTGGGAGGAGTAGTTTTGAAAACCGAGAATGTTGAAGACGTCCTTGAGCTCAAG GGTTACTTCGACAGAAGAAATCAAGAAGGTAGTCAACTGGAGTTGACCAAAGCTACTATTACGAGTGTTGAAATGACTGGAATGGGTGATAGAGTTTGTGTTGACCTTTGCAGCCTCATGAAACCTGGTGAAGGTGTTTTG GTTGGATCTTTTGCTAGAGGATTGTTTCTTGTTCACTCAGAGTGCTTAGAGTCAAACTACATCGCCAGCAGGCCTTTCCGAGTCAACGCA GGTCCCGTACATGCCTATGTGGCGATTCCAGGCGGTAAAACTTGCTACCTTTCAGAGCTCAAGACAGGGAAAGAGATCCTCGTAGTTGATCAAAATGGCATACAACGAACAGCAATAGTTGGACGCGTAAAGATTGAGACCCGACCATTAGTCATTGTAACTGCTAAG GTTGATTCAGACGAGGAAACTTGTTACAGCATCCTTCTGCAGAATGCTGAGACTGTTGGATTCGTACCACCCAACAAAG GAAATGAAGCTACGGCGATTCCAGTGACGTCACTCAAAGTTGGTGATCAAGTATTGCTGAAATTACAGGGTGGTGCCAGACATACCG ATAATTTTGTTGCAAAACACTga
- the LOC110879229 gene encoding 3-dehydroquinate synthase homolog isoform X3 translates to MSTNNKQKKKKEVWIWTNNKQVMTAAVERGWNTFIFSSIHRQIATDWSSIALIAPLFVEEAKIVDEAGNLVATFSEISSPQQLEQLQPVYERADNVIVDLLDWQVIPAENIVAAFHGHHKTVFAISKSLSEAQIFLEALEKGLGGVVLKTENVEDVLELKGYFDRRNQEGSQLELTKATITSVEMTGMGDRVCVDLCSLMKPGEGVLVGSFARGLFLVHSECLESNYIASRPFRVNAGPVHAYVAIPGGKTCYLSELKTGKEILVVDQNGIQRTAIVGRVKIETRPLVIVTAKVDSDEETCYSILLQNAETVGFVPPNKGNEATAIPVTSLKVGDQVLLKLQGGARHTGIEIQEFIIEK, encoded by the exons ATGTCGACAAATAATaagcagaagaagaagaaagaggtGTGGATTTGGACGAACAACAAGCAGGTTATGACAGCAGCTGTTGAAAGAGGCTGGAACACTTTCATCTTCTCTTCTATTCATCGCCAGATCGCCACTGATTGGTCCT CCATTGCATTGATAGCTCCACTGTTTGTTGAAGAGGCTAAAATTGTTGATGAGGCAGGTAATTTGGTTGCCACGTTTTCCGAAATATCGTCCCCCCAACAGTTGGAGCAGCTTCAACCGGTGTATGAGCGTGCAGATAATGTTATCGTTGATCTCTTGGATTGGCAG GTGATTCCTGCAGAGAACATTGTTGCAGCGTTTCATGGCCATCACAAAACAGTCTTTGCAATATCAAAAAGTCTTTCTGAAGCTCAAATTTTCTTGGAG GCATTGGAGAAAGGTTTGGGAGGAGTAGTTTTGAAAACCGAGAATGTTGAAGACGTCCTTGAGCTCAAG GGTTACTTCGACAGAAGAAATCAAGAAGGTAGTCAACTGGAGTTGACCAAAGCTACTATTACGAGTGTTGAAATGACTGGAATGGGTGATAGAGTTTGTGTTGACCTTTGCAGCCTCATGAAACCTGGTGAAGGTGTTTTG GTTGGATCTTTTGCTAGAGGATTGTTTCTTGTTCACTCAGAGTGCTTAGAGTCAAACTACATCGCCAGCAGGCCTTTCCGAGTCAACGCA GGTCCCGTACATGCCTATGTGGCGATTCCAGGCGGTAAAACTTGCTACCTTTCAGAGCTCAAGACAGGGAAAGAGATCCTCGTAGTTGATCAAAATGGCATACAACGAACAGCAATAGTTGGACGCGTAAAGATTGAGACCCGACCATTAGTCATTGTAACTGCTAAG GTTGATTCAGACGAGGAAACTTGTTACAGCATCCTTCTGCAGAATGCTGAGACTGTTGGATTCGTACCACCCAACAAAG GAAATGAAGCTACGGCGATTCCAGTGACGTCACTCAAAGTTGGTGATCAAGTATTGCTGAAATTACAGGGTGGTGCCAGACATACCGGTATAGAGATTCAGGAGTTCATCATCGAGAAATGA
- the LOC110879231 gene encoding galactose mutarotase, which produces MMNKTSTVFYCFIVTIVVTFVCLWGGGASASKHEDIGIYELNNGHFSLKCTNWGAAIISVFLPDKNGEFSDVVLGYDSVKTYKNDSTYFGSVVGRVANRIGGAQFTLNGTRYKLDANEHQNILHGGHRGFSDVVWKVVKHKKDGDSPRITFSYNSYDGEAGFPGDLEVMVTYALVGKYKLSVKMVAKPKNKATPVNLAQHTYWNLGGHDSGDILSEKIQILGSHITPTDGELIPTGEIASVKGTPYDLLKPSVIKNKIKDLPDGYDINYVLDGEEGKKMKLAAIVWDKKSKRSMKLTTDAPGVQFYTGNYVKDVKGKGGYVYEAHAGLCLETQGFPDAVNHPNFPSQIVNPGQTYKHRMLFAFSIDD; this is translated from the exons ATGATGAACAAAACTTCAACTGTTTTCTACTGTTTCATCGTCACCATCGTTGTCACTTTTGTGTGCTTATGGGGAGGAGGAGCCAGTGCATCAAAACATGAAGATATAGGGATCTATGAGCTCAACAATGGCCACTTCTCCCTCAAATGCACCAATTGGGGTGCTGCCATTATCTCTGTTTTTCTTCCTGACAAGAATG GAGAATTTTCAGATGTGGTTCTTGGATATGATTCAGTCAAGACATACAAG AATGACTCGACCTACTTTGGAAGCGTTGTCGGGCGGGTTGCTAACCGCATAGGTGGAGCTCAGTTCACCTTAAACGGAACTCGATATAAGTTAGATGCTAACGAGCATCAAAACATACTTCATG GTGGGCATCGAGGGTTTAGCGACGTTGTTTGGAAGGTCGTAAAGCACAAAAAGGACGGTGATTCTCCTCGTATTACGTTCTCATACAATAGTTACGACGGAGAAGCAG GGTTTCCTGGAGATCTAGAAGTGATGGTGACCTATGCACTAGTTGGTAAGTACAAACTAAGTGTAAAGATGGTTGCAAAACCAAAAAACAAGGCAACACCGGTTAACCTCGCCCAACACACATATTGGAACCTTGGAGGTCATGATAGTGGCGATATCTTATCCGAAAAGATCCAAATCTTGGGGTCCCATATCACGCCAACGGATGGCGAACTTATTCCCACGGGAGAGATTGCTTCGGTTAAGGGCACCCCATACGATCTCCTCAAACCAAGTGTCATAAAGAACAAGATCAAAGACCTTCCTGATGGGTACGACATAAACTATGTTCTTGATGGTGAAGAGGGGAAGAAGATGAAGCTTGCCGCCATTGTATGGGATAAGAAGTCGAAACGATCAATGAAGTTAACCACAGACGCACCTGGAGTACAGTTTTATACCGGGAACTATGTTAAAGATGTGAAGGGAAAAGGTGGATATGTGTATGAAGCTCATGCAGGATTATGTTTGGAGACACAAGGGTTTCCTGATGCAGTTAACCATCCTAACTTCCCTTCACAGATTGTTAATCCTGGTCAAACATATAAGCATCGCATGTTGTTTGCATTTTCTATTGATGATTAG
- the LOC110879229 gene encoding 3-dehydroquinate synthase homolog isoform X1, with translation MGAAALSLSPSSPLPPSKPKINTRRSINSRCPIVTMSTNNKQKKKKEVWIWTNNKQVMTAAVERGWNTFIFSSIHRQIATDWSSIALIAPLFVEEAKIVDEAGNLVATFSEISSPQQLEQLQPVYERADNVIVDLLDWQVIPAENIVAAFHGHHKTVFAISKSLSEAQIFLEALEKGLGGVVLKTENVEDVLELKGYFDRRNQEGSQLELTKATITSVEMTGMGDRVCVDLCSLMKPGEGVLVGSFARGLFLVHSECLESNYIASRPFRVNAGPVHAYVAIPGGKTCYLSELKTGKEILVVDQNGIQRTAIVGRVKIETRPLVIVTAKVDSDEETCYSILLQNAETVGFVPPNKGNEATAIPVTSLKVGDQVLLKLQGGARHTGIEIQEFIIEK, from the exons ATGGGTGCTGCTGCTCTATCCCTTTCTCCTTCCTCTCCTCTTCCACCATCAAAG CCAAAAATTAACACTCGCAGATCAATCAATTCGCGGTGTCCGATTGTAACAATGTCGACAAATAATaagcagaagaagaagaaagaggtGTGGATTTGGACGAACAACAAGCAGGTTATGACAGCAGCTGTTGAAAGAGGCTGGAACACTTTCATCTTCTCTTCTATTCATCGCCAGATCGCCACTGATTGGTCCT CCATTGCATTGATAGCTCCACTGTTTGTTGAAGAGGCTAAAATTGTTGATGAGGCAGGTAATTTGGTTGCCACGTTTTCCGAAATATCGTCCCCCCAACAGTTGGAGCAGCTTCAACCGGTGTATGAGCGTGCAGATAATGTTATCGTTGATCTCTTGGATTGGCAG GTGATTCCTGCAGAGAACATTGTTGCAGCGTTTCATGGCCATCACAAAACAGTCTTTGCAATATCAAAAAGTCTTTCTGAAGCTCAAATTTTCTTGGAG GCATTGGAGAAAGGTTTGGGAGGAGTAGTTTTGAAAACCGAGAATGTTGAAGACGTCCTTGAGCTCAAG GGTTACTTCGACAGAAGAAATCAAGAAGGTAGTCAACTGGAGTTGACCAAAGCTACTATTACGAGTGTTGAAATGACTGGAATGGGTGATAGAGTTTGTGTTGACCTTTGCAGCCTCATGAAACCTGGTGAAGGTGTTTTG GTTGGATCTTTTGCTAGAGGATTGTTTCTTGTTCACTCAGAGTGCTTAGAGTCAAACTACATCGCCAGCAGGCCTTTCCGAGTCAACGCA GGTCCCGTACATGCCTATGTGGCGATTCCAGGCGGTAAAACTTGCTACCTTTCAGAGCTCAAGACAGGGAAAGAGATCCTCGTAGTTGATCAAAATGGCATACAACGAACAGCAATAGTTGGACGCGTAAAGATTGAGACCCGACCATTAGTCATTGTAACTGCTAAG GTTGATTCAGACGAGGAAACTTGTTACAGCATCCTTCTGCAGAATGCTGAGACTGTTGGATTCGTACCACCCAACAAAG GAAATGAAGCTACGGCGATTCCAGTGACGTCACTCAAAGTTGGTGATCAAGTATTGCTGAAATTACAGGGTGGTGCCAGACATACCGGTATAGAGATTCAGGAGTTCATCATCGAGAAATGA